Proteins from a genomic interval of Calditrichota bacterium:
- a CDS encoding YigZ family protein yields MARDKLTSPAADAYRTVAGYAEHQIRVKGSRFVGQVQPVTSRAEAEAFLAEVQRRFHDATHHCYAYRLGCGAQVLVRSSDAGEPSGTAGKPILDALEGRCLTNLILVVTRYFGGTKLGMGGLARAYGQCAAETLERAGVVERFLTRTFTVSCPYDLESAVEQVVRKVQGRVHAVDYGQQVNLVVAVRQSLAEEFLRRVAAATSGKATAREE; encoded by the coding sequence ATGGCAAGGGACAAACTCACATCGCCGGCAGCGGATGCCTATCGCACGGTGGCGGGGTATGCCGAGCACCAAATCAGGGTCAAGGGCTCGCGGTTTGTGGGGCAGGTCCAGCCTGTGACCAGCCGCGCGGAAGCCGAGGCTTTCCTGGCCGAGGTCCAACGCCGCTTCCACGATGCCACCCACCACTGCTACGCCTACCGCCTTGGCTGCGGGGCACAGGTGCTGGTGCGCAGCAGCGACGCCGGCGAACCTTCCGGCACCGCTGGCAAACCCATCTTAGACGCCTTGGAAGGGCGATGCCTCACCAATCTCATCCTGGTGGTCACCAGGTACTTTGGCGGTACGAAGCTCGGCATGGGCGGCTTGGCGCGGGCCTATGGGCAGTGTGCCGCCGAAACACTCGAACGCGCCGGCGTGGTGGAGCGCTTCCTAACGCGCACGTTCACGGTGAGCTGCCCCTACGACCTGGAGAGCGCCGTGGAACAGGTGGTCCGCAAGGTGCAGGGGCGGGTGCACGCGGTCGATTATGGCCAGCAAGTGAACCTGGTGGTTGCGGTGCGGCAAAGCCTTGCCGAAGAATTCCTGCGGCGTGTGGCCGCCGCTACCTCAGGCAAGGCGACGGCGCGCGAGGAATAG